GACCGCGGTGACCGTCCGGCGTTCCGTCGGGACGAGCGGCGCGACGACAGGCGTGATGACCGGCGTGATGACCGTGGTGGGTTCGGTCGGCGGGATGACCGTGGCGGGGAACGCGGTGGGTTCCGTGGGCGGGACGACCGCGGCCCCCGTCGGGACGACCGTGGTGGGCGACCGGGTGGCGGTTTCCGCGGCCGGGACGACCGGCAGGGCGGCGGAAGCCGTTTCCGTGACGACCGGGACCGGGAGCCGATCAAGCGGCTGCCGATTCCGGAGGACGTCACCGGCGAGGAGATCGACAAGGACGTCCGGCAGGAGCTGCTGAGCCTGCCCAAGACGCTCGCCGAGGACGTCGCGAAGAACCTGGTGATGGTCGCGCGGCTGATCGACGAGGACCCCGAGCGCGCCTACGCGTACTCCAAGATCGCCTTGCGCCTGGCGTCGCGCGTCGCCGCTGTGCGGGAGGCGGGCGGGTTCGCCGCGTACGCCAACCAGAAGTACAGCGAGGCGCTCGCCGAGTTCCGGGCCGCACGGCGGATGACCGGCAGCGCGGAGCTGTGGCCCGTCATGGCCGACTGCGAGCGTGGGCTCGGCAGGCCGGAGAAGGCCCTGGACATGGCCGGCGCCCCCGAGGTCAACAAGCTCGACAAGGCCGGCCAGGTGGAGATGCGGCTCGTCGCCGCCGGCGCCCGGCGCGACATGGGGCAGTTGGACGCGGCCATCGTGACGCTGCAGAGCCCCGAGCTGGCCGCGAGCGCCGTCCAGCCGTGGACCGCGCGGCTGCGGTACGCGTACGCCGACGCACTGCTCGCCGCAGGGCGTGAGGGCGAGGCGCGCGAGTGGTTCGCCAAGGCCGTGGAAGCGGACCGGGACGGCAGCACCGACGCCTCCGACCGGCTTGCCGAGTTGGACGGGGTGGACTTCGTCGACGCTCTCGACGAGAGCGAGGGCGAGGGCGACACCGACGAGGGCGTCGTCGAGGCGGCGGCGAACGCGGCCGAGGACGACGACGCGGCTGCGGAGAAGGACGACCGCGGGGACGACCGCGACGAGGACTGACGTGCGCGCGCGTCGGTGACGGCGAAGAGGGGCGGGATCCGGGTCACCGGGTCCCGCCCCTTCGTGCGTTCGGGGCGCGTCCTCTCAGACGTCCAGGGCGCGCAGGACCAGGCCCGAGGCCGGTTTGGGACCGAAGGACGTGGACTTGCGGGGCATCATGACGCCCTGCCGGGCCAGGTCGCGGACGACCTCCTCGCGGACGGGGTGGAGCAGGACCGCCGTGCCTCCGTCGCGTCGCGCCTTGCGCACCGTGGCCGCCGTGTCGTGGATGTAGGCGATGCGGGCCGGGTCGTCCTCGGGGACGTGCCATACGTGCGCCAGGAGCGTGGCGTGCAGGACCGTCGCGTCCAGGGTGCGCCAGGCCTCGGGGCGGTCGACCGGAACCGTCCGGTCCAGGAGGGCGGGATCGGGGCGGTCGACGAGATGGAAGGCGTCGTCGCCGGCCAGCAGGAACGCGTTGCCCGCGGTCGTGGCGTCGGCGAGGGCGTCGAGGGCCTCCGGGAGGGAGACGTCCAGCCGGCGGACGCGGAACAGGCCCTCGAGCGCGGACAGGGCGTCGGCGACCGGCAGGCCGTGCAGGAGGCGGTGGATGGCACGGACGCGCAAGGGGTAGCGGGCGGTGTCGACCAGGAGGACCAGGCCCTGGTCCCAGGGGCTGGGCGACGGGTGCTCCGCGCGGAGTCGCAGGTAGGTCGCCCAGCGGTGGTGGCCGTCGGCGATGAGTGCCTGGCGGTGTGCGAGATCCGCCTGGACGCGGGCCGTCTCGGCGGGGTCCGTGATCGCCCACAGGCGGTGGCTGTAGCCGTCGTCCGTGGTGGTGGACAGCAGCGGGGGGCCGGCGGCCGTGCGGTCGACCGTCTCCGTCGCCGCGCCGCCGCCGCGGTACGTGAGCAGGAGCGGCTCGAGGTTCGCGTGCGTGGCGCGCATCAGCGCCGCGCGGTCCGCGACGACGTGCGGCATGACGTCCTCATGGGGGAGGACGGTCCCCTCCGACGGGTCCGAGACCCGCAGGTTGCCGATGAGGCCGCGCTGGAGCATGCCGTCCGCGTGCCGCTGTTCGTAGACGTACAGGGAGGGCTCTGCGTCCGCCGTCAGGACGCCCTCGGCCAGCCAGCGCCGCAGGGTGCCGGCGGCCTGTCGGTTGCGGTCCTCGGGGCTGGTGGCCTGAGGGAGGATCAGCCGGACGATGTTGTACGGATCCGCGTCCTGGAGGTGGTGCAGGCCGTCGGGGCGTACCACGACGTCATAGGGCGGGGAGGTGACGGCGGCGAGACTGCCGACCCGGTCGGGGTCGTAGCGCAGGCCTCGGAACGGGGTGAGTTCCAGGCCTCGGGGCGCCGTCGCTTCCGAGTGACCTGCTGAGTTCATCCCGGCATCGTACGTGTGTCGGTGGCATGCGGGATGATCGGGGGAAAGCGGAGCGAACGAGGAGCGATGCGGAATGAGCCGAAGCGTCAGGACGAGGCCCGAGGCCAGTGGGCAGGCCCTGAGCGAGGCGTACGACACGGCGCTGCTCGATCTCGACGGGGTGGTGTACGCGGGCGGCAACGCGATCGTGCACGCGGTCGAGTCGTTGGCCACCGCGCGCGCGGGGGGCATGCGGCTCGCGTATGTCACCAACAACGCGCTGCGCACACCCGACGCGGTGGCCGGGCACCTCACCGAGCTGGGGATACCGACGGGCGCCGACGAGGTCATCACCTCGGCGCAGGCGGTGGCGCGGCTGATCAGTGAGCAGGTGCCGGCGGGGGCGCGGGTGCTGGTGATCGGCGGGGAGGGCCTGCGGGTCGCGTTGCGGGAGCGCGGGCTCGTGCCGGTGGAGTCGGCGGACGACGATCCGGCGGCCGTGGTGCAGGGCTTCGGCGGGCCCGATCTGGCGTGGGGGCGGTTCGCGGAGGCGTCGTACGCGGTCGCGCGCGGGGTGCCGTGGTTCGCGTCCAACACGGATCTGACGATTCCCAGCGGCCGGGGGATCGCGCCGGGCAACGGTGCGGCGGTCGAGGTGGTGCGGATCGCGACCGGTGCCGAGCCGCAGGTGGCGGGCAAGCCGCTGCCTCCCATGCACCGGGAGACGATCCTGCGGACGGGCGCCGAGCGGCCGTTGGTCGTCGGGGACCGGCTCGACACGGACATCGAGGGGGCGTTCAACGGCGAGGTCGACTCGTTGCTCGTCCTCACCGGGGTCACCGACGGGGCGCAGCTGCTGGCCGCGCCGCCGCAGCACCGGCCGACGTATGTCGACGCGGACCTGCGCGGGATGCTCACCGGGCAGCCGGAGGTCACCGCGGACGGCGAGGGTTTCCGCTGCGGCGGCTGGACGGCGAGCGCCGGCGCCGAAAGGCTGGAGCTGTCGGGGGAGGGCGAAAGCCTGGACGGGTTGCGGGCGTTGTGCGCGACGGCCTGGGCGGCCGCGGGCGAGGGGGTCTGCGAGCTGGGCGCCGGGAAGGCGCTGGCGAGACTGGGGTTGTGACACCGGCTCCGAAGAGGATGAGAGGGTAGGCTAACCTAACTGGGTGTTGGTCGACAGTGTTCCCGAACAGCGTGCGCAGGCCGCCCTCGCGCCGCCGAACCGGCGGGCGGCGTCGCGGGCCGTGGGGCTCCTCGCCGCCCTGGTGCTTCTCCTGCTGGTGGCGGTGGCGAGCATCGCCGTCGGCGCCAAGGAGTTGTCCGTCGCGCAGGTCTGGCACGGGCTGTTCGCGGATTCGGGCACGTACGCGGACGTCGTCGTCGACGAGCGGCTGTCGCGGACCGTGCTGGGGCTGCTCGTCGGGGCCGCGCTCGGCCTGTCCGGGGCCGTGCTGCAGGCGCTGACGCGCAATCCGCTGGCCGACCCCGGGCTGCTCGGCATCAACGCGGGCGCGTCGGCGGCCGTCGTCACCGCCATCACCTACGTCGGTGTCACGAGCCTCAACGGCTATGTGTGGTTCGCGTTCTTCGGCGCGGCGGCGGTCGGTGCGCTGGTCTGGTTCCTCGGTGGCAGCCGCGGGGCCACACCGGTGCGGCTCGCGCTCGCCGGCACCGCGATCAGCGCCGCCCTCTACGGCTACCTCCAGGCCGTGATGATCATGGACGACGCGGCGCTCGCCCGGATGCGTTTCTGGACGGTGGGCTCGCTGTCGTCGGCGACCGAGGAAACCGTCCGGCAGGTGCTGCCCTTCCTGGTGGTCGGCACGCTCCTCGCGTTCGTGCTCGCCCGGCCGCTGAACGCCGTGGCCATGGGCGACGACACGGCGAGGGCGCTCGGCGCGGACCTCACCCGCACCCGGGCGCTGTCGATGCTCGCCGCGACCGTGCTGAGCGGCGCCGCGACCGCCGCCTGCGGGCCGATCGTGTTCGTCGGCCTGATGGTCCCGCACGTCGTCCGCTCGTTCACCGGCCCCGACCTGCGCTGGATCATGCCGTACGCGGCGGTCCTGTCGCCGGTGCTGCTGCTCGGCTCGGACGTCGTCGGCCGGGTCGTGGCCCGTCCGTCGGAGGTCCAGGTCGGCATCGTCACCGCGATCATCGGCGGCCCGGTCTTCATCTTTCTCGTACGACGGCGTAGGACGGCCCAGCTGTGAAGACCGCGCAAAGGCCCAACAGCGCGCAGGAGCCCGAGCGCCGGACCTCTCGCGGCAGCCGTGCGCTGCGCGGCCCGGGCGGGTTGTCCGTCCGCCTGGACGTGCGGGCGCTCACCGTCGTCGTGCTGCTGGTGGTGGCCGCGCTCGCCGCGAGCGTGGTGCTGATCGGTACCGGGGACTTCCCCATCTCGTCGGGTGACGTCGTCCGGACGCTGCTCGGCGACGGCGACGCCGGACAGGAGTTCATCGTCGACGAACTGCGGTTGCCGCGGGTCCTGGTGGGGCTGCTCGTCGGCGCCTCGCTCGGGCTCGGCGGAGCCCTGTTCCAGGCCGTCTCGCGCAATCCGCTGGGCAGCCCGGACGTGCTGGGGCTCGGCCAGGGGGCGACGGCCGGCGCGCTCGTGATGATCGTGCTGTTCTCCGGGAGCGCCACCCAGGTGACCGTCGGCGCGCTGGTGGGCGGCCTGGTGACCGGGGCCCTCATCTACCTGCTGGCATGGCGGCGGGGGGTGCACGGGTACCGGCTGGTGCTCGTCGGCATCGGTGTCTCGGCCGTCGCGACGGCGGTCAACGGCTATCTGATGACCAAGGCCGACTTCGTCGACGCGGCGCGCGCCGTCGTGTGGATGACCGGGACCCTCGACGGCCGTGACTGGAAGCAGGTGTGGCCGCTGCTCGCGCTGGCCTGTGTGCTCGTGCCGCTCGTCCTCGCCCACGCGCGCGGGCTGCGGATGACGGAGATGGGCGACGACGTCTCCCATGCGCTGGGGGTGAGGGTGGAGCGGGTGCGGCTGGTGGTGATGGTCGCGGCCGTGCTGCTCACCGCCGCCGCGACCGCGGCCGCGGGCCCCGTCAGCTTCGTGGCGCTCACCGCGCCGCAGCTCGCCCGGCGCCTGACCCGCTCGCCCGGCCCGAACCTCGTGCCGTCCCTGTGCATGGGCGCCGCCCTGCTGGTCACCGCCGACCTGGCCGCGCAACGGCTCTTCGGGAACGGACAGCTGCCCGTGGGCGTGGTCACCGGCGTGCTGGGCGGCGTCTACCTGCTGTGGCTCCTCGTCACCGAGCGCAAGGCGGGCCGGATATGAACACCCCCGCCCGCGAGGGCCGTGGGCCGAACAACCGAAGGAGCACCGTGAACCGCCTGTCCGCCGAGAACGTGACCCTCGCCTACGACCAGCGGGTCATCGCCGAAGAGCTGTCGGTGGAGATACCGGACCACTCCTTCACGGTGATCGTCGGCCCGAACGCCTGCGGCAAGTCGACGCTGCTGCGTGCGCTGTCGCGGATGCTGAAGCCGCACCAGGGGCGGGTGCTGCTCGACGGGCAGGTCATCCAGTCGATGCCCGCGAAGAAGGTCGCGCGGACGCTGGGGCTGCTGCCGCAGTCGTCCGTCGCCCCCGACGGGATCACCGTCGCCGACCTCGTCGGGCGGGGCCGCTACCCGCACCAGGGGATCCTGCGCCAGTGGTCGGCCGAGGACGAGCGGGTCGTGCGCGAGTCCATGGCACGGACCGGGGTCGGCGAGCTGGCCGACCGGTATGTCGACGAGCTGTCCGGCGGTCAGCGCCAGCGGGTGTGGATCGCGATGGCCCTCGCCCAGCAGACCCCGCTGCTGCTGCTCGACGAGCCGACCACGTTCCTCGACATCCAGCACCAGATCGACGTGCTCGACCTGTGCGCCGAGCTGCACGAGGAGCACGGGCGCACGCTGGTGGCCGTGCTGCACGACCTCAACCACGCGGCCCGGTACGCCACCCACCTGATCGCGCTGAAGGGCGGCGAGGTCATCGCGCAGGGTGCGCCGGACGACGTCGTCACGGCCGGGCTGGTGGAGGAGGTCTTCGGACTGCGCTGCCAGGTCATCGACGATCCGGAGACCGGGACGCCGCTGGTGGTGCCGGCGGCGCGGAGGGCGCGGGCGCAGGCCGGGCGGGCGGTAACGGCGGTCGCCGCACCGGCTTCGGCGGTCGCTACAGAAGCTTCCTGAGCTGGAACAGGTCGCGCAGGCCGGCCTCGAGCCCGACCCGCCCGGAGCCCCACGCCTTGGCGAAGTTCAGCTCGCCGGCGACCAGCGCGACCAGGTCGTCGCCGGTCATCGTCAGCCGGATCTCGGCCTTCTCCCGAGGGGGACCTTGCAGGGTGTCGTGGACGGTGATCCGGCCGGCCGTCATCCGGCCGACGAACGTGACGTCCAGGTCGGTGATCCGGCAGCTCACCGAGCGGTCCAGGGCCGCGGCCGCCCGGACGTCCCCCTCGGCGCGGCTCATGTTGTCCGAGAGCTTCTCGAGTGCGGCGCGGCACTCCTCGATCGTGGCCATGGCGACCGACGGTACCCCAGACGTTCGAGGTAGCGTCTGGGCATGAGCGACACAGTGCCGCAGACGGGGACGGAGCCGCAGGCACGGACCGCGCCCGAGGAGCGGGAGCCGGAGCCGGAGCCGGAGCACGACCCGGCCGCCCCCGCCCCGCTGGGCGTGCCGCGCACCCCCACCGGCCACGCCGAGGCGGACGCGCACCTGGAACGGCTGGCCGACGCCGACCACCTCGCAACCGACGGACACCTCGAGGTGTACGAGGATGTACACCGGGGGCTGCGCGACGCGCTCACGGCGCTCGACGCCCGCCCGGGGCCTGCGGGTCCCGCCGGTCGCCCGACCGTCACCCCTGGATGAGACCGTCCGGTCTCGCCCCCCCGAATCGCCGTACGGACAACACAGGAGCTGAACCGAACGTGGCAGGAGTCGCACGTCGCCGTCTGGACGCGGAGCTGGTCCGCCGCAAGCTCGCGCGTTCGCGTGAGCACGCCGGGCAGCTGATCGCCGCCGGGCGGGTCACCGTCGGCAGGACCGTCGCGACCAAGCCGGCCACGCAGGTGGAGACGGCGGCCGCGATCGTCGTCTCCGTCGACGCCGACGACCCCGACTACGTGTCCCGCGGCGGCCACAAGCTGGCCGGCGCGCTGGAGGCGTTCGTGCCGCGCGGGCTCGTGGTGAAGGGGCGGCGGGCGCTGGACGCCGGAGCCTCGACCGGCGGGTTCACGGACGTGCTGCTGAGGGCGGGGGCCGCGCACGTCGTCGCCGTCGACGTCGGATACGGACAACTCGCCTGGTCTCTGCAGAGCGATGAACGCGTCACCGTCAAGGACCGTACGAACGTACGCGAGTTGACGCTTGAAGCGATCGATGGGGAGCCTGTGGATCTTGTCGTGGGGGACTTGTCCTTCATCCCGCTGGGGCTGGTGCTGCCCGCCCTGGCCCGGTGCGCCGGGCCGGACGCGGACCTGGTGATGATGGTCAAGCCGCAGTTCGAGGTGGGGAAGGAACGGCTCGGCAGCGGCGGCGTCGTGCGCAGTCCGCAGCTGCGGGCCGAGGCCGTGCGGGGGGTCGCCGGGAAGGCGTGGGACCTGGGGCTCGGGGTGCAGGGCGTCACCGCCAGTCCGCTGCCCGGGCCGTCGGGCAATGTCGAGTATTTTCTGTGGCTTCGGGCCGGGGCTCCTGTCCTCGACCCGGCCGACGTCGACCGTGCAGTTGCGGAGGGGCCGCGGTGACTCTGAACCGAGCTCGTACTGTTTTCCTGCTCGCCCACACCGGGCGGCCGGCGGCCATCCGCAGTGCCGAGCTGGTCGTCAAGGGGCTGCTGCGCGAGGGCATCGGGGTGCGCGTCCTCGAGTACGAGGCCGCCGACCTGCCGTTGCCGGACGAGGTGGAGCTGGTCTCCGAGGCCACCCCGCAGTGCCTCGAGGGCTGCGAGCTGCTGATCGTGCTGGGCGGCGACGGCACGCTGCTGCGCGGCGCGGAGTTCGCGCGGGCCTCCGGGGTGCCGATGCTCGGCGTCAACCTCGGCTCCGTCGGCTTCCTCGCGGAGGCCGAGCGGGACGACCTGGACAAGGTCGTCGACCGGGTGGTGACGAAGTCGTACGAGGTCGAGGAGCGGATGACCGTCGACGTCATCGTGCACCGCAACGGTGACATCGTGCACACCGACTGGGCGCTGAACGAGGCGGCGGTGCAGAAGGCCGGCGCCGAGAAGCTGCTGGAGGTCGTGCTGGAGATCGACGGGCGGCCGGTCACCGGGTTCGGCTGCGACGGCATCGTCCTGTCGACCCCGACCGGCTCCACGGCGTACGCCTTCTCGGCCGGCGGTCCCGTGGTGTGGCCCGAGGTCGAGGCCCTGCTGATGGTGCCGATCAGCGCGCACGCGCTGTTCGCCAAGCCCCTGGTGACCTCGCCGAACTCGGTGCTGGCCGTGGAACTGCTGCCGCACATCCCGCCGGGCGTCCTGTGGTGCGACGGGCGGCGGACCTTCGAGCTGCCTCCGGGCGCCCGGGTCGAGGTGCGGCGGGGCAGTGTGCCGGTACGGCTGGCGCGGCTGCACCACGCCTCCTTCACCGACCGTCTCGTGGCGAAGTTCGCGCTGCCGGTGTCCGGGTGGCGCGGCGCGCGGCACTGAGAGCGCCGCAGGTCCGCGGGGCCGGCGGGCCGGGCGGCGGCTGCGGAGAGTGAGCGGCCGGTCGCGCGGATGGCGCGCCACCGGTCATCTCCACCCGCGCGGGTGACAGGGTGCCTCGCACTTCTGCCGCCGGACCTCGTAAGGTCTTCTCCGTGTTGGAGGAGATGCGGATACGGTCGCTCGGTGTCATCGACGACGCGGTCGTCGAGCTGTCGCCGGGGTTCACCGCGGTCACGGGCGAGACGGGCGCGGGCAAGACCATGGTCGTCACCAGCCTCGGGCTGCTGCTGGGCGGGCGTGCCGATCCCGCGCTCGTGCGGATCGGCGCGGAGAAGGCGGTGGTCGAGGGGCGGATCGCCCTGCCCGCCGGCTCCTCGGTGGTCGTCCGGGCCGAGGAGGCCGGGGCCGAGCTCGACGACGGAGCGCTGCTCATCAGCCGTACCGTTTCCGCCGAGGGGCGGTCGCGGGCGCACGTGGGCGGGCGGAGCGTGCCCATGGGCGTGCTCGCCGAGCTCGCGGACGAGCTGGTGGCCGTGCACGGCCAGACCGACCAGCAGGGGCTGCTGAAGCAGTCCCGGCAGCGGCAGGCGCTCGACCGGTACGCGGGCGACACGGTGACCGTGCCGCTCGCCAAGTACACGGAGGCCTACCGGCGGCTGCGGGCGGTGGCCGGCGAGCTGGAGGAGATCGTCACGCGCGCGCGTGAGCGGGCCCAGGAGGCCGACATGCTGCGCTTCGGGCTCGAGGAGATCGCCGGCGTCGAGCCGCGCGCCGGCGAGGACGTGGAGCTCGCGGAGGAGGCCGAGCGGCTCGGGCACGCGGAGGCGCTGTCCTCGGCCGCCACGGCCGCCCACGCCGCTCTCGCCGCCAATCCCGAGGACCCCGAGGGCATCGACGCGGCCACCCTCGTCGCGGGCGCACAGCGGGCCCTGGAGGCCGTCAGGTCGCACGATCCGGCGCTGGCGGCGCTCGCCGACCGGATCGGGGAGATCGGGATCCTGCTCGGCGACGTGGCCGGGGAACTGGCCGGGTACGCCGACGACCTCGACGCCGATCCGCTGCGGCTGTCGGCCGTGGAGGAGCGGCGGGCCGCGCTGACCGCGCTCACCCGCAAGTACGGGCAGGACGTGAACTCCGTCCTCGCCTGGGCCGAGCAGAGCGCCTCCCGGCTCACCGAACTGGACGGCGACGACGAGCGGATCGACGAGCTGACCGCCGAGCGGGACGCCCTGCGGGCCGAACTGGGCGGGCTGGCGCAGGCGCTGACGGACGCGCGCACGGAGGCCGCCGGGCAGTTCGCCGCCGCGGTGACCGCCGAGCTGGCGTCGCTGGCGATGCCGCACGCGCGCGTGTCCTTCGCGATCGGGCAGACCGAGGACCCGGAGGGCGTCGAGGTCGGCGGCCGTCCGGTCGCCTACGGTCCGGCCGGTGTGGACGAGGTCGAGCTGCTGCTCGCCCCGCATCCCGGCG
The window above is part of the Streptomyces sp. NBC_00425 genome. Proteins encoded here:
- a CDS encoding tetratricopeptide repeat protein, producing the protein MPIPEDVTGEEIDKDVRQELLSLPKTLAEDVAKNLVMVARLIDEDPERAYAYSKIALRLASRVAAVREAGGFAAYANQKYSEALAEFRAARRMTGSAELWPVMADCERGLGRPEKALDMAGAPEVNKLDKAGQVEMRLVAAGARRDMGQLDAAIVTLQSPELAASAVQPWTARLRYAYADALLAAGREGEAREWFAKAVEADRDGSTDASDRLAELDGVDFVDALDESEGEGDTDEGVVEAAANAAEDDDAAAEKDDRGDDRDED
- a CDS encoding DUF1015 domain-containing protein; translation: MNSAGHSEATAPRGLELTPFRGLRYDPDRVGSLAAVTSPPYDVVVRPDGLHHLQDADPYNIVRLILPQATSPEDRNRQAAGTLRRWLAEGVLTADAEPSLYVYEQRHADGMLQRGLIGNLRVSDPSEGTVLPHEDVMPHVVADRAALMRATHANLEPLLLTYRGGGAATETVDRTAAGPPLLSTTTDDGYSHRLWAITDPAETARVQADLAHRQALIADGHHRWATYLRLRAEHPSPSPWDQGLVLLVDTARYPLRVRAIHRLLHGLPVADALSALEGLFRVRRLDVSLPEALDALADATTAGNAFLLAGDDAFHLVDRPDPALLDRTVPVDRPEAWRTLDATVLHATLLAHVWHVPEDDPARIAYIHDTAATVRKARRDGGTAVLLHPVREEVVRDLARQGVMMPRKSTSFGPKPASGLVLRALDV
- a CDS encoding HAD hydrolase-like protein, yielding MSRSVRTRPEASGQALSEAYDTALLDLDGVVYAGGNAIVHAVESLATARAGGMRLAYVTNNALRTPDAVAGHLTELGIPTGADEVITSAQAVARLISEQVPAGARVLVIGGEGLRVALRERGLVPVESADDDPAAVVQGFGGPDLAWGRFAEASYAVARGVPWFASNTDLTIPSGRGIAPGNGAAVEVVRIATGAEPQVAGKPLPPMHRETILRTGAERPLVVGDRLDTDIEGAFNGEVDSLLVLTGVTDGAQLLAAPPQHRPTYVDADLRGMLTGQPEVTADGEGFRCGGWTASAGAERLELSGEGESLDGLRALCATAWAAAGEGVCELGAGKALARLGL
- a CDS encoding FecCD family ABC transporter permease — protein: MLVDSVPEQRAQAALAPPNRRAASRAVGLLAALVLLLLVAVASIAVGAKELSVAQVWHGLFADSGTYADVVVDERLSRTVLGLLVGAALGLSGAVLQALTRNPLADPGLLGINAGASAAVVTAITYVGVTSLNGYVWFAFFGAAAVGALVWFLGGSRGATPVRLALAGTAISAALYGYLQAVMIMDDAALARMRFWTVGSLSSATEETVRQVLPFLVVGTLLAFVLARPLNAVAMGDDTARALGADLTRTRALSMLAATVLSGAATAACGPIVFVGLMVPHVVRSFTGPDLRWIMPYAAVLSPVLLLGSDVVGRVVARPSEVQVGIVTAIIGGPVFIFLVRRRRTAQL
- a CDS encoding FecCD family ABC transporter permease; this encodes MKTAQRPNSAQEPERRTSRGSRALRGPGGLSVRLDVRALTVVVLLVVAALAASVVLIGTGDFPISSGDVVRTLLGDGDAGQEFIVDELRLPRVLVGLLVGASLGLGGALFQAVSRNPLGSPDVLGLGQGATAGALVMIVLFSGSATQVTVGALVGGLVTGALIYLLAWRRGVHGYRLVLVGIGVSAVATAVNGYLMTKADFVDAARAVVWMTGTLDGRDWKQVWPLLALACVLVPLVLAHARGLRMTEMGDDVSHALGVRVERVRLVVMVAAVLLTAAATAAAGPVSFVALTAPQLARRLTRSPGPNLVPSLCMGAALLVTADLAAQRLFGNGQLPVGVVTGVLGGVYLLWLLVTERKAGRI
- a CDS encoding ABC transporter ATP-binding protein → MNTPAREGRGPNNRRSTVNRLSAENVTLAYDQRVIAEELSVEIPDHSFTVIVGPNACGKSTLLRALSRMLKPHQGRVLLDGQVIQSMPAKKVARTLGLLPQSSVAPDGITVADLVGRGRYPHQGILRQWSAEDERVVRESMARTGVGELADRYVDELSGGQRQRVWIAMALAQQTPLLLLDEPTTFLDIQHQIDVLDLCAELHEEHGRTLVAVLHDLNHAARYATHLIALKGGEVIAQGAPDDVVTAGLVEEVFGLRCQVIDDPETGTPLVVPAARRARAQAGRAVTAVAAPASAVATEAS
- a CDS encoding SCP2 sterol-binding domain-containing protein — its product is MATIEECRAALEKLSDNMSRAEGDVRAAAALDRSVSCRITDLDVTFVGRMTAGRITVHDTLQGPPREKAEIRLTMTGDDLVALVAGELNFAKAWGSGRVGLEAGLRDLFQLRKLL
- a CDS encoding TlyA family RNA methyltransferase produces the protein MAGVARRRLDAELVRRKLARSREHAGQLIAAGRVTVGRTVATKPATQVETAAAIVVSVDADDPDYVSRGGHKLAGALEAFVPRGLVVKGRRALDAGASTGGFTDVLLRAGAAHVVAVDVGYGQLAWSLQSDERVTVKDRTNVRELTLEAIDGEPVDLVVGDLSFIPLGLVLPALARCAGPDADLVMMVKPQFEVGKERLGSGGVVRSPQLRAEAVRGVAGKAWDLGLGVQGVTASPLPGPSGNVEYFLWLRAGAPVLDPADVDRAVAEGPR
- a CDS encoding NAD kinase — encoded protein: MTLNRARTVFLLAHTGRPAAIRSAELVVKGLLREGIGVRVLEYEAADLPLPDEVELVSEATPQCLEGCELLIVLGGDGTLLRGAEFARASGVPMLGVNLGSVGFLAEAERDDLDKVVDRVVTKSYEVEERMTVDVIVHRNGDIVHTDWALNEAAVQKAGAEKLLEVVLEIDGRPVTGFGCDGIVLSTPTGSTAYAFSAGGPVVWPEVEALLMVPISAHALFAKPLVTSPNSVLAVELLPHIPPGVLWCDGRRTFELPPGARVEVRRGSVPVRLARLHHASFTDRLVAKFALPVSGWRGARH
- the recN gene encoding DNA repair protein RecN; this encodes MRIRSLGVIDDAVVELSPGFTAVTGETGAGKTMVVTSLGLLLGGRADPALVRIGAEKAVVEGRIALPAGSSVVVRAEEAGAELDDGALLISRTVSAEGRSRAHVGGRSVPMGVLAELADELVAVHGQTDQQGLLKQSRQRQALDRYAGDTVTVPLAKYTEAYRRLRAVAGELEEIVTRARERAQEADMLRFGLEEIAGVEPRAGEDVELAEEAERLGHAEALSSAATAAHAALAANPEDPEGIDAATLVAGAQRALEAVRSHDPALAALADRIGEIGILLGDVAGELAGYADDLDADPLRLSAVEERRAALTALTRKYGQDVNSVLAWAEQSASRLTELDGDDERIDELTAERDALRAELGGLAQALTDARTEAAGQFAAAVTAELASLAMPHARVSFAIGQTEDPEGVEVGGRPVAYGPAGVDEVELLLAPHPGAPPRPIAKGASGGELSRVMLAVEVVFAGTDPVPTYLFDEVDAGVGGKAAVEIGRRLARLAKTAQVVVVTHLPQVAAFADRQLLVEKTNDGTVTRSGVKVLEGEERIRELSRMLAGQEDSETARAHAEELLATARADG